From the genome of Microbispora sp. ZYX-F-249:
ACCACATCGCGACGAGCGGTCCCGTCGGCTGTCCCGAGGCGAAGCGTGCGCACGGCGCGCTGGGCGGCGCGTACCCGGTCCGCAGCGATTACTGGATCTGCCTCAATCCCACGGATTCCACCACGAACAGGTGGTATCCGCAGGGAGTCAGCGGCACCTGGGACGCGACCGCGAACGGAGTCGTCGACGGGGAGCGTGCCTTCGCTTTCGGCTGGTACCGCCGGGCGAGCACGACCGACAGGACGCCCATCGCCTCCAGGGTGACGTTCCTCGACGAGCAGGCGCCGATGGGGTCCTTCGCGCACCGGTACCAGCACGTGCTGCTGACGCTGCCGCGATACGGGAAGAACGGGGTCACCTTCACCTCGGTGCCGACCCACGCGGGCGGCTTCGTCTGGTATCACCAGTACCTTCTGGTCGCGGACGACGGTCCGAGGCATGAGTTCAACGGGATACTCGTCTTCGACCTGCACAACCTGATCGACCTGGCGCTCAGCCCACGCGCCGATCTGACGTCGGCACAGGCCGCCACCCGCCCCTTCGGCCTGCACAACGGCCGGTTCTATTCCAAGGGCTACCGCTTCATCCTGCCGCTGCGCGGCATCTGGCGGCCGTCGGTCGGCCCCCTGACCACGCCGCAGAAGTGCCAGGCGGGTGACCTCCACTACCCACCGTGCTACACGTACGCGGGTCTCGACAGGAGCACCTCCCCGCCGAGCTTCCTCACCGGTGAGTGGTGCACGAGCTCCGCCTGCGGCAAGGGGCGCGTGGCGCGCTTCCCGCTGTCGCCGGACAAGACCCCCTGCACCAAGGGCTGCCTGCGGACCTCCGGCGGCACGGCGAGGCCGACCTCGGTGTACACCCAGCCGGTCCGCTACGCGCAGGGCGGCGTGTCCTGGAAGGGGACGTACCAGTTCACGACGAGTCACGGAGGCGCCGCCGGGCGCTTCGTGACCCGGCCGGGCGCGACGGCGGTGACTCGTCACTACGCCGGTGCGGGCGTCCAGGACCTCTACTGGAACCGTGCCACGAGCACGCCGATGCTCTGGTCCGTCACCGAGTTTCCGGGAGTGGGCAGGCGCATTCTGTACGGCGTCCGCCCCTGATCAGCACGCGGGAAGGCCCCTCTCGTCGCGTGACGAGAGGGGCCTTCCGCCGTCCCGGCCTCAGGCGAGGGCCGCCTGCGCCGGTTCGGCGTCGCTCACGGCCTCGCTCACGGCCTCGGGGCCCGCGAGGAGCCCGGCGGCCAGCGGCACCGTGCCCGCCAGCTGCACAAGCACGCCCAGCACCGTGACGGCGGGAGGGAACTCCCCGCTGGACAGGACGAAGCCCGCCACCAGGGCGGCGGCCGTCCAGCGCGGCAGGACGCCGGTGCGCAGGATCGCGGCGGCCAGCACGATCAGGCCGATCACGGCCGAGGCGAGCATGGGCAGCATGACGCCGTCGAACCACACGGAGTCCTGATACCGCTGATAGGCCGCGACGGCCTCGGGGGCCGCTCCGCTCTCCGGCGCCAGGGCCAGGACGACCGGCCGCATGCCCGACACGACCAGGCCGAGCGCTCCGGCCAGCGTGTACAACAGGCCGGAGACCGTGCCGGCCAGCGGCGCCCGGTCCCGCAGGACCCGCATCACGGCCAGACCGGTGGGGATGGAACAGCCGACGAAGATCATGTAAAGCAGGGTGCTGAGAGCGTAGCTCCCCCGGTTGGCGGCCACCTGCGCGAGGTAGTCCGTCGCGTCGATCCTGGGGAGGCCGACCTTGTCGACCATGTGCCAGACCACTCCGGCGAGCGGACTGGCGACGACCGCCGCGGCGACCAGGTAGGGCTTTCGGGAGAGGGGGGACGTATTCATGGGTGCTGCTCCTCGGTGAATCGCGGCCCTGTCGCCGCCGTGCCCGAAACATTGGCGCGGGCCTGTCCCGGGCCGCCTGAGCCCTCCGCCCCCTCCTCAACCAAGGACGATTTGTCCCATGCGGACGGGACATCACATAGCGGACAATCCTCCTCATGCATTCACGTTCGGTAGTGATCGGCGAGCTGGCCGCGGGAGGCGCCGCCGCCGCGACCCTGACCGCGTTCGGGCTCCGCATGGGGTCCTCGGCCGCGTTCTCCGACGACTACTGGCTGTGGATCTCGGTGACGGCGCTCGTGTACGGCGCTCCCGGCGCGTTCCTCATCCGGCGCGGGCGGACGGTCCTGGGCGGGCTCTTCGTCGTCGTGAGCGCCAGCGCCGCGACCAGCGTCCTGGCGGGCGAGTACGCCACTGCCATGACGGACCGGCCGGGGCACGTGGTCGCGCTCTGGCTGTCGGTGTGGACCTGGGTGCCCGCATACGCGATCGTGGCGGCCGTCGTTCCCTACTGGCTGCCCTCCGGCGAGCGCCCGGCGGCGGCGTTCCGCCCCTTCATGTACGCCGGGTGCGTGACGGTGGTCGCCGCGTCGGCCGCCTGGGCGTTGCTGCCGTACGAGCTCAGCGACGACGCGGCGCTGGCGGGCAGCGGGCTGGTCAACCCCGTGGGCGTCGCGGGCGCGCAGGCGTTGCTCCCCGTCTGCCTGGTCATGCTCGCGGTCGCGGCGCTGGGCGGGCTCGCGTCCATGGCCGTTCGCATGCGCCGGGCCGGCGGCGACGAGCGCGGCCAGCTGGCCTGGGTGGCCGCCGGAGTGGCGGGCACCCTGCTCCTGCTGGCCGCCGCCCAGACCCGGGAGGCGGGGGCCGCGGGAGTTCTGCTGGCCGCCTCGGCCGTGCCGTTGCCGGTCTCCGTGGTCCTGGCCGTTCAGCGATACCGGCTCTGGGACGTGGAGACCGTGCTGCGGCGCGGGCTGGTCTGGGCGCTGATGTCGGCCGAGATCGCCCTCTGCTACGCGGTGGTCGTCGCACTGCTCGGCGATCTCCTGGGCCGCACTGTCGGCGCTCCTCTCGTCGCGGCCGCGGTGGTGGCCATCGGCGTGGCCCCCGCGCACCGGTTCCTGCAGAGGGGCGTGCGCCGGCTGCTGTACGGCGACGCCGCGGACCCGTACGAGGCGCTGGGGCGGCTGGGCGCCACCCTGGAGACGGCGGCGGCCCCCGCGGAGGCGCTGGAGCGGCTGGCCGCGGAGGTCGCCAGGCTCCTGCGGGTGCCGGCCGTGTGGGTACTGGTGCTCGACGGACCGGAGTCCCGCCATGGAGACGACGTCGGCCCGGACCCGGTGCGCATGCCACTCGTCCACGCCGGGGAGGCGGTGGGCGAGCTTGTGCTGACCCGGCCGCGCGCGGGGCGGTTCCGGCCGGCCGAGGCCAGGCTGTTGGGCGTCCTGGCCCGGCAGGCGGGCGCGGCCGCGCACGCCGCCCGGCTCGCCGCCGATCTGGACCGGTCACGGCGGGCGCTGGTCGCCGCGCGGGCCGAGGAACGCCGCCGGCTGCGCCGGGATCTGCACGATCACCTCGGGCCCAGCCTGTCGGCCGTGCATCTGCAGCTGGAGACCGTCCGCGACCTGGTGAGCACCGACCCGGCGGGGGCGGAGGCTCTCGCCGACCGGTGCGCGGGCTGGCTGGCCGGCGCCGTGAGCGACGTCCGCCGCATCGTGGACGGGCTCGGCCCGTCCACCCTCGACGACCTCGGCCTGGCCGAGGCGCTCCGCGCGCAGGCCGCGGCGTTCGACCACCCCGGCCTCGCGGTCCGGCTGAGCCTGCCCGAGCAGGGCCTGCCCCCGCTTCCGGCCGCCACCGAGGCGGCGGCTCTGCGCATCGTGGGCGAGGCGCTGGCCAACACCGCCCGGCACGCGCGTGCCGGAGGCTGCGACATCGAGGTCACCCTGTCCGCCGACACGCTGCACCTCACCGTGCGGGACGACGGCGTCGGCATGGCCGGGCCGGCCCGGCGTCGGCGGGCGGGGGTGGGCCTGGAGTCCATGACCGAGGCCGCCGCCCAGCTCGACGGGGTGTGCGAGATTCTGTCCCCTGCGGGCGGCGGCACGGAGATCCGCGTGCGGCTGCCGAGAGTCGAGGTGTGAGATGCGTGTGCTGATCGTCGACGACCACCCCATGTACCGCGAGGGGCTGATCGCGGCGCTGACCGGCCGGCCCGGCGTCACCGTCGTGGGCGAGGCGGGCGACGGCGCGGCCGCCGTCGAGATGGTGGCCCGGCTCACGCCCGACGTCGTCCTGATGGACCTGCACATGCCGGTCATGAACGGCGTCGAGGCCACGGGGCGGTTGCGGGCGGAGCATCCGGACGTGGCCGTCGTGGTGCTGACGATGCTGGAGTCCGACGAGTCGCTGGCGGCTGCCGTACGGGCGGGCGCGCGCGGCTACCTCCTCAAGGGTGCGGGCCGGGCCGAGATCCTGCGGGCGCTCGAGGCCTGCCGGGACGGCGGCGCCTACTTCGGCCCGAACGCCGCCCGGGCGCTCGCCGGGCTCGTCGGCGCCGAGGCCCGGCGGCCCGTGGCCAATCCGATCCTGCCCGAGCTCACCGAGCGCGAGGTGGAGATCCTCGACCTCATGGCGCGGGGGCTGTCCAACGCCGCCATCGCCTCCCGGCTGTACGTCTCGGACAAGACGGTCCGCAACTACGTGAGCGCGGTGTACGGCAAGCTCGGCGTCGGCGACCGCGCCGCCGCGGTCGCCCGGGCCAGGGACGCCGGGCTCGGCACCGGCCTGCCCGGCGTCCGCTGAGCCGGCGTTCGGCCGACCCAGCGCTCTGCGGAGGGAGCGGGGTGGTCAGGCCCCGCGCTTCGGGATGATCCGCTTGACCGCCACGGCGGCCGACACCAGCGTGAACAGGCCCAGGGCGATCCAGAGCGCGTTCCAGCCCATGAACGGGGCGGTCAGCGCCGCACCGCCGAAGCCCGCCGCGACGCCCCCGATGGGTGGGTTGTTGTACATGTTCACCATTTCCTTTCCCGACGCCACGCGGCGTCCCAGAAGGCTTTCGCCTGTGCTGACTGCAGGAAGACATCGAAGATCATTTCTACGAACAGCAGGGCGGCGACCGCCATCTGCCTGCCGCCCCTGCTGCGGACGGTCACGATCCGCTCGACCATGAAGACGCCCGTGACCGCCAGCCAGAGCGGATGGAAGTTGAGCGTGCCCGTGACCGCGATCGACCAGGCCGTGGCGCCCAGGTACGCGAAGATCACAATGATCCCGACCAGCGACAGGAGCTGCCGGCCCCAGTAGGGCAACGTGACCCGCGTCCAGCCGTAGTCGGTGAGGTTCTCCAGCGCCCCCCGTTTCCACCGCAGCCGCTGCTTGAACAGGTCCTTCCAGGTCTCCATGACCTCGGTGGTGAGCGTGCATTCCGCGGGACACAGGATGCGGAACCTCAGGTGCAGCAGCGCCAGGGTGAGCTCGTTGTCCTCGGTCAGGACACGTACGTCGTAGACCTGGTCGCGGCCGGGGAGACGACCGCCGCGGCGGGCCCTGACGACCTCCTTGAGCGCGAGCGCGCGGAAAAGCGTCGCCGTCCCGGTGAGCACCAGCGCCTTCCCGTGCAGCCGCCGCACGTCCCTGGCGTAGCGCGCGTACTCGTTGCGCTGGAACATGCCCACCAGCCCGCCGCCCGGCTTGCCGGTGAAGGTGCCTCCCACCGCGGCCAGTTCGCCGGTCGCCAACCGGAGGACGGCATGGTGGATGAAACCGGGATCGAGCGCCGAGTCCGCGTCCATGACCAGTACGGCGTGCCGGGACCCCAGCTGGGGCAGCAGGACTTCGAGCACCTGGTTGAGGGCGCCCGCCTTCTTGTGGCGGTTGCCGATCGTCCTGATCACCTCGGCGCCGTGCGCGCGGGCGATCTCCTCGGTCCTGTCGGTGCAGTTGTCCGCGATCACGATGACGCGGTTGGGCCTGCGCCGCTGCGCGTGAAGCGACGTCATCGTCTCGGCGATCTGGGCCTCTTCATTGTGTGCCGGGACCAGCACGGTGACGTGCATGCGCGCGGGATCGACCTCCGGGAGGTCCCGCTTGCCGGCGGCGCCCTTCCCGGCCCGGTGCCGGCCCGTACGGGGCTCCGCGAGGCCCGGATGAGCCGGAGTGGCGGACGGTCCTGGGCGTCCCGCGTCGAAGGCGTGGCCGCGCCCGGTCTCCGGCGGCCTGGGCAGAGTTTCCGACTGAACCACTTGAAACCGTCCAGCTCCCCGCAAACCGCCGCATCATGGTGACTACTTCCGAGAGGTTACACGCGTGACGGAAGCGACAGGTTTACATCAATGCGACGTACGATGGTTTTCGATTTTGGGACGCAGGAACGGTGATTAAGTGGGCAGGGTTGCGGTCGCCATCCTTCTGAGCCTGTCCGCGGCCGCCGTCGCCGTCGCCGTCACGGTCGCGGCCGGGCGCTCCGGCGAGGGTCAGGCGGCGCCTCCCGCGCCTCCCGTGAGCGTGTCGACCCCGCGGGCGCAGCCGAAGCCCACGGCGCGGGCACTGCCGTCGTCACCGCCGGTCATGCTGGAGATCCCGAAGATCGGCGTGCGGACCACGCTGATGACGCTGGGCAAGAACCCGGACGGGACACTGGAGGTCCCGCCTCTCGACAGGGTCGACGAGGCCGGCTGGTACCGGCTCGGCCCGTCGCCGGGTACCCCCGGTCCCGCGGTCATCGCCGGGCACGTCGACTCGAAAGAGGGGCCCGGTGTCTTCTTCCGCCTCGGCGACCTGCGTCCGGGCGACACGGTGAGGATCTCCAGAAAGGACCGCACCCAGGTGGTCTTCGAGGTGGACTCCCTCGAGCGCGTGCCGAAGGACCGCTTCCCCACTCGCAAGGTCTACGGGATGGTCGAGTTCCCCGGACTGCGCCTGATCACATGTGGCGGGAACTTCGACACCGCCAGTGGGCACTACCGCGACAACGTCATCGTCTACGCCCATCTCGTCGCCGGGCACCGCCCGGAGGACGGCGCCCCCTCCCGTCGCCCGACCGCGAAGGGATGACGTGGCACGCCGCGGTGACGAAATCGTGGCAACCCCTACTCTCGCCGGTCACGAGCGGCACGAGGGCCGAAGCGAGCAAGGGGTGCCGCGGCCCTACCGGCCGCGGCACCCCCGATCGTCCCCTTCAGCGGGTCCGGGTGACCGGTCAGGCCCGGATCACCCGAGGACCTAGCAGTTCGGCAGGAAGGGCGGGCAGACGGGCTTCGGGCAGGGACCCGTGGTGGGGGGGCCGTACGTGCCCGGCCCGTAGGGACCGTTGCCGGAGGTGCAGGTGTTCGTCTGCGGGTAGTGGCAGGGATCGGTCCTGATCAGGGTGTACTTGCCGTCGCAGACCTTCCACAGCTGCCCGCCTGTCTGGTAGCTGGGGCAGTTGTAGATCGGTGTCCAGCGTTCGGTGCATGCCATTGGTTCGGCCTTCCTTCTCGTGACGGCTCCCCTTGGTGGGGGGAGCAGACGGTTCGACACGGCCAAACCTAGGAACGCCGCACATGGAAACGGCATGACCGTGACATGGCCCGGCGGCAGGGGCCGCCCCGATCCCGTTGCGGGGCGGCACACCTGTGCGGTTACGTGTCGCCATGCCGATCGACCGCGGCGCCCGCGTCGACGACCGCGCCGCGCGGGACGCGTCCCCCGGCGGGCGAAGGAAGGACAGCTGACATGCGGTTCGAGACGGGCGTCGACATCGACGCCCCCGCGGAGCGGGTATGGCGGGTCATGACGGACGTCGTCCGATGGCCCGAGTTCACGCCCACCATGACCTCGCTGGAGCACCTCGGCGACGGCCCGCTGCGCCTCGGCGGGCGCGTGCGGATCAAGCAGCCGGGGCTACCCCCGATGGTCTGGCAGGTGACGGAGTTCAGCGAAGGCCGGTCCTTCGCCTGGCAGGCGGCCGGCGGGGGCGTGACCACGCTCGGGACGCACGTGCTCACGCCCCGGGACGGCGGGGTGTCGGTCCTGCTCGGGATCGTCCAGTCCGGACCGCTGGCGCCGCTGATGGCCCTGCTGGCCGGCGGCCGCACCCGCAGGTACGTGCGCACGGAGGCGGAGAGCCTCAAACGGCGCTGCGAGTCCGGCGACGAGCGGTGAAAGGGATGGGCCGGAGTCGCGGGGACTCCGGCCCACCGGTTACTCGGCGGGGTAGTCCGCGATGTACTGCGGCACGCCGACCTTGGTCGTGTCGGCCGCGTCGCCGACGCCGTTGACGACGTGGTCGATCGTCCCGGCGTTGAGGTTGACCGTCATGATGTGGTGCAGCCGCACGCCCGGCGTCCGCGGGACCTCGAAGCCGTTCTCGGTGTGGATTTGCGGGTTGTTCTGGTTGAAGACGTAGACGCCCGCGCCGTAGAGGTTGTGCCTCTTCACCCGGTCGCCGACCTTGTAGCCGGCGTAGCCCTCGACCGTGCCGTTCATCCAGTCGGCCTGGGTGGGCGGGTCGTACGGCAGCTCGTTCTGGTAGAGGATCGTCGTGCCGTCCTCGCCGTTCCAGACCGTGTTGTAGCGCTGGAAGTGCTCGACGAACAGGCCGGTCGCCGTCACGCGATCGCCGTTGATGACGGCGCCGTACCGGCCGATGTTGGTGTTCCAGCGCTGCGTGTCGGTGAAGCCCTCGACGCCGTGGTCGGCGCGCCACACCCAGGTGTGGTCGATGAGCACGTCGTCGCTGTTGACCTCGAGAGCGGTCTCGGTCTTGCCGACGTGCGGGCCGCCGACCCGGAAGTACACGTCGGACAGGGTCGTCGGGTCGTCCGCCGACGCCCGGTGGCCGCCGTGACCGCCGTGCTCCTTGCCCACCCGCAGCAGGACCGGCGACTTCTGCGTGCCCGCGTCGACGGTGACCCCGGCGACGACCACGCCGGGGACGTCGGCGACGTCGATCGGGACCGCGCCGCGTACGGCGGTGAGCGTGGCGTGCCCGATGCCGAGGACCACCGTGCCGGGCCGCTTGACCTCGATGCTCCGCGCGATGTCGTACACGCCCGGCGTGAGCAGCAGGTTCTTGCCGCGCGCGAGCTGGCTGTTGATGGCCTGCACCGAGTCGGACGGCTTCGCGACGAAGAAGTCGGACAGCGGCACCGTACGGCCCGGCGTCATGCCGTCGGCCCAGGAGACGCCGCGGGTGTTCCTCCTGGCGGCCGGCACGCGGACGCCGAGCGCGCCCTGCGCGTCGGTGAACAGGTAGGGCTTCTCCCGGCTGACGGGGGTGTTCTCGATCGTGGTGTAGGGCGGGTCCGGGAAGCCGGACTCGTCCGGCGCGCCGACGACGCCCGAGAAGACCTGGTTCCACACGCCGTTGGACCACCCGGCGACCTCGGTGTTGCGGGTCAGCCACTGCTGCTGGGAGCCGTTCGTGACGGACGGCAGCCGGGAGTCGGCGATGAAGCCGCCGCTGGCGTACTGCGGGCCGGCGGTGCAGTAGTCCATCAGCGAGAGGCTGCCGCCGGTGACGTTGAGGCGGCGCATGGAGACCGCCTGGGAGACGGCCCAGAAGTTGGCCGACTGGCGGCAGCCGTCCTGGCCCGCCGCGTTGACGTTGATCGACAGGTTCGACAGCGTGCGCCAGAAGTTGACGAGCGCGAGGCAGTTGCCGGTGCCGTTGTTCTCCAGGCAGCGGTTGTAGACCTCGACCTTGCCGTTGATGACGACGTCGGTGGGCGAGGCGCCCAGACCGGCGATCTCCGTGTAGTAGCCGACCTTGATCTGGAGCGGGCGCTCGGCGGTGCCGTACGTGCCGGGCTTGAAGAGGTAGGCGTGGCGCTCGGTGCCCATCTCGTTGTCGACCTGGGCGGTGTGCGCCGCGTCCAGGGTCGCCTGGATCTGGTCGACGGGCATGCTCGGGTCGAAGACGGTGACGTTCGGCCCGAGGTCGGCGGGCCCCGGGTTGCCGTGGTTTCCGTGGTTGCCGTGGTCTCCATGGGCCGGGGCGGCGGTGGCGGCCGTCGCTCCCGCCGTCATGACGGCGGTCGTCAGCACGAGACCGGCCGTGAACGCCCGGCCGATCAGCCGGCGGCCGGGGCGCCGTCCGGTGGGACTCCCGGTTCCAGGAGTCTGGGTCGTCATACGGGTCGTCCTTTCCGCTGCGTACGCAGCGAGAGAGCGCTCTCTCCGTGGGTCCGACTTACATCAAGCCCTGAAAAAATGTGTGGGAACGTTTCTATCGCGCGAACCGGCTCCGGCGCTATGCCCCGGACGCCATTGATTTCCGGTCCGCCCGGCACGGCGAACCGCCCCGGAGCCATTCGGGGCTCCGGGGCGGTGCGCAGCGGATCAGGCGGTCTCCCGCAGATGTCGCGCGTGGGCCGCGGCCAGCCGGCCGCCGACCTCGGCCGTGCTGACGAGCACGGACATGTTCGCTTTGGACGACCGGCCCTCGGTGGCCGCGTCCACGGCGCGCATGAGGTACTTCGTGATCGCGTTGCCGCGGACGCCGTCGCGCTCGGCCGCGGCCATCGCGCCGGTGATGGCGGCGTCCACCTCGGACGCGTCGATCGCGTCCTCCTCCCGCACCGGTGTGGTGATCAGGAAGGAGCTGCGGTTGCCCAGCGCCCAGTGGTTCTCCACCGCCCGCGCGATCACCCCCTCGTCGTCGAGCCGCTGCGGGCTGCGCAGGCCGCTGGACACGCAGTAGAAGGCGGGGAAGTCGTCCGACCGGTACGACACCACCGGCACGCAGTGGGTCTCCAGGAACTCCAAGGTCAGGCCCAGGTCGAGGATGCTCTTGGCCCCGGCGCAGACGACCGCCACCTTCGACCGGGTGAACTGGATCAGGTCGGAGGAGACGTCCATCGTCTTCTCCGCGCCCCGGTGAACGCCGCCGATGCCGGCCGACGAGAAGAACGGGATGCCGGCCAGCTCGGCCGCCACCACCGAGCTGGCCACCGTCAGCGCGCCGAGCCCGCCCTGGGCGAGGATCACCGGCAGGTCCCGGCTGCTGACCTTGGGGATGCCGGGGGTCGAGGCGAACCGCTCGACGTCCTCGTCCGTCATGCCGACCCTGAACCGGCCGCCCTCGACGCAGATCGTGGCCGGGACCGCACCCCCGGCGCGGACCGCGTCCTCGACCTTCCGCGCGGTGGCGGCGTTGTCCGGATAGGGCAGGCCGTGGGTGATGACGTTCGACTCCAGCGCCACCACCGGCCGGCCCTCGGCCAGTGCGTCCGCGACCTCCTCGCTGTACACCAGCGGGACGCGCCCGTGCTCCCA
Proteins encoded in this window:
- a CDS encoding glycosyltransferase family 2 protein; translated protein: MVQSETLPRPPETGRGHAFDAGRPGPSATPAHPGLAEPRTGRHRAGKGAAGKRDLPEVDPARMHVTVLVPAHNEEAQIAETMTSLHAQRRRPNRVIVIADNCTDRTEEIARAHGAEVIRTIGNRHKKAGALNQVLEVLLPQLGSRHAVLVMDADSALDPGFIHHAVLRLATGELAAVGGTFTGKPGGGLVGMFQRNEYARYARDVRRLHGKALVLTGTATLFRALALKEVVRARRGGRLPGRDQVYDVRVLTEDNELTLALLHLRFRILCPAECTLTTEVMETWKDLFKQRLRWKRGALENLTDYGWTRVTLPYWGRQLLSLVGIIVIFAYLGATAWSIAVTGTLNFHPLWLAVTGVFMVERIVTVRSRGGRQMAVAALLFVEMIFDVFLQSAQAKAFWDAAWRRERKW
- a CDS encoding class F sortase, which translates into the protein MGRVAVAILLSLSAAAVAVAVTVAAGRSGEGQAAPPAPPVSVSTPRAQPKPTARALPSSPPVMLEIPKIGVRTTLMTLGKNPDGTLEVPPLDRVDEAGWYRLGPSPGTPGPAVIAGHVDSKEGPGVFFRLGDLRPGDTVRISRKDRTQVVFEVDSLERVPKDRFPTRKVYGMVEFPGLRLITCGGNFDTASGHYRDNVIVYAHLVAGHRPEDGAPSRRPTAKG
- a CDS encoding adenylyl cyclase — its product is MTTQTPGTGSPTGRRPGRRLIGRAFTAGLVLTTAVMTAGATAATAAPAHGDHGNHGNHGNPGPADLGPNVTVFDPSMPVDQIQATLDAAHTAQVDNEMGTERHAYLFKPGTYGTAERPLQIKVGYYTEIAGLGASPTDVVINGKVEVYNRCLENNGTGNCLALVNFWRTLSNLSINVNAAGQDGCRQSANFWAVSQAVSMRRLNVTGGSLSLMDYCTAGPQYASGGFIADSRLPSVTNGSQQQWLTRNTEVAGWSNGVWNQVFSGVVGAPDESGFPDPPYTTIENTPVSREKPYLFTDAQGALGVRVPAARRNTRGVSWADGMTPGRTVPLSDFFVAKPSDSVQAINSQLARGKNLLLTPGVYDIARSIEVKRPGTVVLGIGHATLTAVRGAVPIDVADVPGVVVAGVTVDAGTQKSPVLLRVGKEHGGHGGHRASADDPTTLSDVYFRVGGPHVGKTETALEVNSDDVLIDHTWVWRADHGVEGFTDTQRWNTNIGRYGAVINGDRVTATGLFVEHFQRYNTVWNGEDGTTILYQNELPYDPPTQADWMNGTVEGYAGYKVGDRVKRHNLYGAGVYVFNQNNPQIHTENGFEVPRTPGVRLHHIMTVNLNAGTIDHVVNGVGDAADTTKVGVPQYIADYPAE
- a CDS encoding response regulator transcription factor, with the translated sequence MRVLIVDDHPMYREGLIAALTGRPGVTVVGEAGDGAAAVEMVARLTPDVVLMDLHMPVMNGVEATGRLRAEHPDVAVVVLTMLESDESLAAAVRAGARGYLLKGAGRAEILRALEACRDGGAYFGPNAARALAGLVGAEARRPVANPILPELTEREVEILDLMARGLSNAAIASRLYVSDKTVRNYVSAVYGKLGVGDRAAAVARARDAGLGTGLPGVR
- a CDS encoding sensor histidine kinase — its product is MHSRSVVIGELAAGGAAAATLTAFGLRMGSSAAFSDDYWLWISVTALVYGAPGAFLIRRGRTVLGGLFVVVSASAATSVLAGEYATAMTDRPGHVVALWLSVWTWVPAYAIVAAVVPYWLPSGERPAAAFRPFMYAGCVTVVAASAAWALLPYELSDDAALAGSGLVNPVGVAGAQALLPVCLVMLAVAALGGLASMAVRMRRAGGDERGQLAWVAAGVAGTLLLLAAAQTREAGAAGVLLAASAVPLPVSVVLAVQRYRLWDVETVLRRGLVWALMSAEIALCYAVVVALLGDLLGRTVGAPLVAAAVVAIGVAPAHRFLQRGVRRLLYGDAADPYEALGRLGATLETAAAPAEALERLAAEVARLLRVPAVWVLVLDGPESRHGDDVGPDPVRMPLVHAGEAVGELVLTRPRAGRFRPAEARLLGVLARQAGAAAHAARLAADLDRSRRALVAARAEERRRLRRDLHDHLGPSLSAVHLQLETVRDLVSTDPAGAEALADRCAGWLAGAVSDVRRIVDGLGPSTLDDLGLAEALRAQAAAFDHPGLAVRLSLPEQGLPPLPAATEAAALRIVGEALANTARHARAGGCDIEVTLSADTLHLTVRDDGVGMAGPARRRRAGVGLESMTEAAAQLDGVCEILSPAGGGTEIRVRLPRVEV
- a CDS encoding SRPBCC family protein, whose translation is MRFETGVDIDAPAERVWRVMTDVVRWPEFTPTMTSLEHLGDGPLRLGGRVRIKQPGLPPMVWQVTEFSEGRSFAWQAAGGGVTTLGTHVLTPRDGGVSVLLGIVQSGPLAPLMALLAGGRTRRYVRTEAESLKRRCESGDER
- a CDS encoding pseudouridine-5'-phosphate glycosidase yields the protein MTWEHGRVPLVYSEEVADALAEGRPVVALESNVITHGLPYPDNAATARKVEDAVRAGGAVPATICVEGGRFRVGMTDEDVERFASTPGIPKVSSRDLPVILAQGGLGALTVASSVVAAELAGIPFFSSAGIGGVHRGAEKTMDVSSDLIQFTRSKVAVVCAGAKSILDLGLTLEFLETHCVPVVSYRSDDFPAFYCVSSGLRSPQRLDDEGVIARAVENHWALGNRSSFLITTPVREEDAIDASEVDAAITGAMAAAERDGVRGNAITKYLMRAVDAATEGRSSKANMSVLVSTAEVGGRLAAAHARHLRETA
- a CDS encoding DUF4386 family protein, whose amino-acid sequence is MNTSPLSRKPYLVAAAVVASPLAGVVWHMVDKVGLPRIDATDYLAQVAANRGSYALSTLLYMIFVGCSIPTGLAVMRVLRDRAPLAGTVSGLLYTLAGALGLVVSGMRPVVLALAPESGAAPEAVAAYQRYQDSVWFDGVMLPMLASAVIGLIVLAAAILRTGVLPRWTAAALVAGFVLSSGEFPPAVTVLGVLVQLAGTVPLAAGLLAGPEAVSEAVSDAEPAQAALA